One genomic segment of Candidatus Acidiferrales bacterium includes these proteins:
- the tuf gene encoding elongation factor Tu, with amino-acid sequence MAKEKFDRSKPHINVGTIGHIDHGKTTLTSAITLALSKKGLASARSFDSIDNAPEEKARGITIATAHVEYSTAKRHYAHVDCPGHADYIKNMITGAAQMDGAILVVAANDGPMPQTREHVLLARQVNVPKIVVFMNKVDMVDDPELLDLVEVEVRDLLKKYEFPGDEIPVVRGSALKAMEAGSDPNAKADDPRFKCIYDLLDAVDSYIPLPKRDIDKPFLMPVEDVFTITGRGTVGTGRVERGKVKVGEELEVIGLGAHKKAVCTGLEMFRKELDEGMAGDNIGVLLRGVEKTELERGMVLAKPGTITPHTKFNAQVYVLSKEEGGRHTPFFKNYRPQFYFRTTDVTGAATEFPAGTEMVMPGDNVDGLKIELIIPIAMEEGLKFAIREGGHTVGAGVVTKILE; translated from the coding sequence ATGGCAAAGGAGAAATTTGATCGGAGCAAGCCGCATATCAATGTCGGCACGATCGGGCACATTGACCATGGTAAGACAACCCTTACATCTGCAATAACGCTCGCCCTTTCGAAGAAGGGTCTGGCATCTGCGAGGAGTTTCGACAGCATCGATAACGCACCGGAGGAGAAAGCGCGCGGCATAACTATCGCTACTGCCCACGTTGAATACTCAACTGCGAAGCGGCATTACGCTCACGTAGATTGCCCGGGACACGCGGATTATATAAAGAACATGATTACCGGCGCCGCTCAGATGGACGGAGCCATTCTCGTTGTTGCGGCAAATGATGGACCGATGCCTCAAACGCGCGAGCATGTCCTTCTTGCACGTCAGGTGAACGTCCCGAAAATCGTGGTTTTCATGAACAAGGTGGACATGGTCGACGATCCCGAGCTTCTCGATCTGGTCGAAGTTGAAGTCCGTGATCTTTTGAAAAAATATGAATTCCCAGGCGATGAAATTCCCGTCGTCCGGGGAAGCGCGCTGAAAGCCATGGAAGCCGGGAGCGATCCAAATGCAAAGGCGGATGATCCCCGATTTAAATGCATCTACGATCTGCTTGATGCCGTTGACAGCTACATTCCGCTCCCGAAGCGCGACATTGACAAACCGTTCCTGATGCCGGTAGAAGATGTCTTCACCATCACGGGTCGTGGCACAGTCGGAACCGGAAGAGTCGAGCGCGGAAAGGTAAAGGTCGGCGAGGAACTCGAAGTTATCGGGCTGGGTGCTCATAAGAAGGCCGTCTGCACGGGTCTTGAGATGTTCAGAAAGGAACTCGATGAAGGCATGGCCGGCGACAATATTGGAGTTCTCCTGCGCGGGGTAGAGAAAACGGAACTGGAGCGCGGAATGGTTCTTGCGAAGCCGGGTACGATTACCCCGCACACAAAGTTTAATGCGCAGGTTTACGTGCTGAGCAAAGAAGAAGGCGGACGACACACGCCGTTCTTCAAGAATTATCGTCCACAATTTTATTTCCGCACAACAGACGTCACAGGTGCCGCAACTGAATTTCCTGCCGGCACGGAGATGGTGATGCCCGGTGATAACGTGGATGGCCTGAAGATCGAATTGATAATCCCGATCGCGATGGAAGAAGGCCTTAAGTTCGCTATTCGTGAAGGCGGACACACCGTCGGAGCGGGTGTCGTTACGAAAATCTTAGAATAA
- the rplD gene encoding 50S ribosomal protein L4 has translation MQLEVLKIDGSKTGETVQLSPAVFEIVPNDQAIYQAVTAYLANARQGTHKTKMRGEVSGGGKKPWKQKHTGRARSGSIRNPVWVGGGTIFGPQPHSYEKKVNDKVKTLAKKSALSYKAKDNGLMVVEDFSLSETKTKHVTQILNSLGLKGKKVLMLLPKDDKAISLSVRNLPEVFAKEAIGVSPYELLNNDVIVFQKSALDVLQNKLVGAAA, from the coding sequence ATGCAATTAGAAGTATTGAAAATCGATGGAAGTAAGACTGGCGAGACGGTTCAGCTTTCGCCGGCTGTATTTGAGATAGTACCGAACGACCAGGCGATCTATCAAGCCGTTACGGCATATCTTGCAAACGCTCGTCAGGGTACACACAAGACGAAAATGCGTGGTGAAGTAAGCGGCGGCGGAAAGAAGCCGTGGAAGCAAAAACATACCGGCCGTGCAAGGAGCGGTTCGATACGGAATCCGGTATGGGTCGGCGGTGGCACCATCTTCGGGCCTCAGCCGCATAGTTATGAGAAAAAAGTGAACGACAAGGTCAAGACTCTGGCCAAGAAATCCGCGCTGTCATACAAAGCGAAAGATAACGGCTTGATGGTGGTCGAAGATTTCAGTCTCTCTGAAACGAAGACGAAGCATGTCACCCAGATATTAAATTCGCTCGGGCTGAAAGGAAAAAAAGTACTGATGCTCCTTCCAAAGGATGATAAAGCGATTTCTCTTTCCGTGCGAAATTTGCCGGAGGTTTTTGCGAAGGAAGCCATCGGCGTGTCTCCTTACGAATTACTTAACAACGATGTGATCGTTTTCCAAAAGAGTGCATTAGATGTTCTACAAAACAAGTTAGTCGGAGCGGCAGCATGA
- the rplC gene encoding 50S ribosomal protein L3, which yields MKGLLGKKIGMTNVFDDKGNSISVTVIEAGPCPVTAIKTKERDGYEALQIAFGEKPERVVNKPLKGHFAKAGIKPAALLGEFDGFEIGSYKLGDVISADKVFAIGDKVSVTGTSKGKGFQGVVKRHHFGGGAVTHGQSDRLRAPGSVGSSSYPSRSFKGLRMAGRMGGKRSTIKNLKVVRLIPDSNLILVEGPVPGPTNGYVQIWK from the coding sequence ATGAAGGGTCTGCTGGGAAAAAAAATCGGCATGACTAATGTGTTCGATGACAAAGGGAATTCAATCTCCGTCACCGTCATTGAAGCTGGTCCGTGTCCGGTTACCGCGATAAAGACAAAAGAGCGCGACGGATACGAGGCGCTGCAAATTGCGTTCGGAGAGAAGCCGGAACGCGTCGTCAACAAACCATTGAAGGGCCATTTTGCGAAGGCTGGAATAAAACCGGCGGCATTGCTCGGTGAATTCGATGGCTTTGAAATCGGCTCGTATAAATTGGGCGATGTGATCAGTGCCGATAAAGTCTTTGCGATCGGTGACAAGGTTTCCGTCACGGGAACTTCGAAAGGCAAGGGCTTTCAAGGTGTCGTGAAGCGGCATCATTTCGGCGGCGGTGCGGTGACTCATGGACAAAGCGACAGGCTCCGAGCTCCGGGTTCAGTAGGCAGTTCTTCTTATCCCTCGAGGTCATTCAAAGGTCTCAGAATGGCGGGAAGGATGGGCGGCAAACGTTCCACTATAAAAAATTTAAAGGTGGTCCGACTGATTCCAGACTCGAATCTGATTTTGGTCGAAGGTCCGGTACCTGGTCCGACAAACGGTTACGTCCAGATATGGAAGTGA
- the rpsJ gene encoding 30S ribosomal protein S10 produces the protein MTGQTIRIKLKSYDHALIDKSAEKIVRTIKSTGAVVSGPIPLPTKKTIYTVLRSPHVDKKSREQFELRQHKRLIYIYNASSKSVDSLTKLDLPAGVDVEMKV, from the coding sequence GTGACTGGTCAGACTATCAGGATTAAATTGAAATCTTACGATCATGCTCTGATAGATAAATCGGCAGAAAAAATCGTCAGGACGATAAAATCGACGGGAGCAGTTGTTTCAGGACCTATTCCGCTGCCGACGAAGAAAACGATTTATACCGTTTTACGTTCGCCGCACGTCGACAAAAAAAGTCGCGAGCAGTTTGAGCTTCGACAGCACAAACGTCTTATATACATTTACAATGCGTCCTCGAAGTCCGTCGACTCGTTGACGAAGCTGGATTTGCCCGCGGGCGTCGATGTCGAAATGAAAGTCTGA
- the fusA gene encoding elongation factor G → MTREYPLERTRNIGIMAHIDAGKTTTTERILFYTGKTHRMGEVHDGAATMDFMEQEKERGITITSAATTCFWRDHRINIIDTPGHVDFTIEVERSLRVLDGAIALFCAVGGVEPQSETVWRQADKYGVPRIAFVNKMDRVGADFFNVIQMMKDRLKANPVPIQLPIGEGDLFSGVVDLIKMKAVMYSETNLGTTWEEYDIPHDLQKIAQEYRTKLLEAVSDIDDSLLVKYLDGKEISEDEIISTIRKATIDGKIVPVACGTAFKNKGVQRLMDSVVDFLPSPIDVGATHGHDPNGQQISREPSDDEKFSALAFKIMTDPYVGKLTFFRVYSGTLSGGSYVFNSITGRKERIGRVLRMHANHREDIETAFTGDIVAAVGLKHTKTGDTLCDENAPIVLEKMEFPEPVIHVAIEPKTKADQEKLGESLVKLTEEDPTFRMSTDEETGQTIISGMGELHLEIIVDRLRREFKVEANVGRPQVAYKETIRKKVTQQGKFIRQSGGHGQYGDVWLEIEPNEKGKGFEFTNAIVGGVIPKEYVPAVAEGIQEALQSGVLAGYPVVDVKAKLFDGSFHEVDSSEMAFKIAGSIAFKDGSKKADPVLLEPIMDVEVVTPEEYLGDVMGDLNSRRGRIEGIGSRKDAQVVKAMVPLSEMFGYATSLRSMTQGRAIFTMQFSHYDEVPRSIAEQIIEKVRGKESVAA, encoded by the coding sequence TTACAATCACCTCCGCTGCGACTACCTGTTTTTGGAGAGATCACCGGATAAATATTATTGATACTCCGGGACATGTCGATTTTACGATCGAGGTTGAGCGTTCTCTTCGCGTGCTCGACGGTGCTATCGCACTTTTCTGCGCTGTCGGAGGAGTCGAACCGCAATCTGAAACGGTGTGGCGACAAGCCGACAAATACGGAGTTCCTCGAATCGCATTTGTGAACAAGATGGACCGCGTTGGAGCAGATTTTTTCAATGTCATCCAGATGATGAAAGACAGGTTAAAAGCGAATCCGGTTCCCATTCAACTCCCGATTGGCGAAGGCGATTTGTTCTCCGGGGTGGTTGACCTCATTAAGATGAAAGCCGTGATGTACAGCGAGACAAACTTGGGAACTACCTGGGAAGAGTACGACATTCCTCACGACCTGCAGAAAATTGCGCAGGAGTACAGGACGAAGCTTCTCGAGGCAGTTTCCGATATTGATGATTCACTTCTCGTAAAATATTTAGACGGAAAAGAAATTTCTGAAGACGAAATTATTTCGACTATCAGAAAAGCGACGATAGATGGAAAAATTGTTCCGGTAGCCTGTGGAACCGCGTTTAAGAATAAAGGTGTTCAGCGCTTGATGGATTCCGTCGTCGATTTTCTTCCGTCTCCGATCGATGTCGGCGCAACTCATGGACATGATCCCAACGGACAGCAAATCTCACGTGAGCCTTCCGATGACGAAAAATTTTCTGCGTTGGCATTTAAGATCATGACGGACCCGTATGTCGGCAAGCTGACCTTTTTCCGCGTGTACAGCGGCACGCTTTCCGGCGGATCTTATGTATTTAATTCAATCACCGGCAGAAAGGAACGAATCGGACGTGTTCTCAGGATGCACGCCAATCACCGCGAGGACATCGAAACCGCTTTCACGGGCGATATAGTTGCCGCGGTGGGGCTGAAACATACGAAGACGGGCGACACACTGTGTGATGAAAATGCTCCTATTGTTTTGGAGAAAATGGAGTTTCCGGAGCCGGTTATCCATGTTGCCATCGAGCCGAAGACTAAAGCGGATCAGGAAAAGCTTGGAGAATCTCTCGTAAAGCTGACTGAGGAAGACCCGACTTTTAGAATGTCGACAGATGAAGAGACAGGCCAGACGATCATCAGTGGGATGGGAGAGCTTCACCTTGAAATTATCGTCGATCGACTAAGACGTGAATTCAAAGTCGAGGCGAACGTGGGAAGACCGCAGGTTGCTTATAAGGAGACGATTAGAAAGAAAGTCACTCAGCAAGGTAAGTTCATAAGGCAATCGGGAGGCCATGGTCAATACGGAGACGTTTGGCTTGAAATCGAGCCTAATGAAAAAGGAAAAGGTTTTGAATTTACAAACGCAATTGTTGGCGGCGTAATCCCTAAAGAATATGTTCCTGCAGTTGCTGAGGGCATCCAAGAGGCACTGCAGAGCGGCGTGCTCGCCGGGTATCCTGTAGTTGATGTTAAAGCAAAACTGTTTGACGGATCGTTCCATGAGGTCGACTCGAGTGAAATGGCTTTTAAGATTGCAGGAAGTATTGCGTTCAAAGACGGCTCTAAGAAAGCCGATCCGGTTTTGCTCGAACCTATCATGGATGTTGAGGTTGTCACGCCGGAAGAATATCTGGGCGATGTCATGGGAGATTTGAATTCGCGCCGCGGCCGCATCGAGGGAATTGGCTCTCGGAAAGATGCTCAGGTTGTAAAAGCGATGGTCCCGCTCTCGGAGATGTTCGGATACGCAACGTCGCTCCGTTCCATGACGCAGGGACGCGCAATCTTCACGATGCAGTTCTCTCATTATGATGAGGTACCACGAAGCATTGCCGAGCAGATCATCGAAAAAGTTCGCGGCAAGGAGTCTGTTGCTGCATGA